CATCAATACCAGCCCATCGCAGCCGCACGGCTTTTCACTGATCTGAGCGAAGGCGGCCAGGAACATCGGCGACGATTGCCGGGAGGTGGTGTAGCTCAAGGATGGGGTCTGGTGAGAGGGCGTGGCTGCGGGGATATCGTACCAGCCGTCCACCGCGACCAGCACTCGCCCTTCGCTGCGGATGCGGTCGAACACCCGCGAGCGCATCACCAGGTGCAAGGGCAAGTGAGTGCGCGGCGGCATCGTTCCCATCGTCCAGACGGGTGACCATCCCCAGCGCACCTTTACGCATTCGAGCTGGCCGTCGCGCAGGCGGATTGCGCTGACGGTCATGCTCGGCTTGATGATGTTCCTGGCCTCGGCCACACCCGGGACGGTGTCAGGGCGCAAGCTTGGGCAAAAAACACTGCCGGCGCCATTGACACGTCCGCTTGCGCTGCCGGCCAGCAGTTCCAAAAGGTCTGGGGAAGAACCGGGTTGAACGATAAATTCACACATTGCCTGAACTCCAGCAGTCACTCAAAAAGGTACCGATACAGGTCGTCGCCCCGTCATCTGCGATGATCAGGTTAAGGTGCGAAGACGTTATAAGTACGAGCGGATGCCGTAGACACTGGTTCGAAAATCCCGGACATTGGCGGATGAACGGAAATTGGAGAAAATTCAAAAATTTATGCGGCCTTTCATCGCCTGGAGAGGCCCTGCTGTCAGCGATCAACATCGACTCGAAAAAAGCGTGATGCAGGAGCAAAACCCGGCCATCGCCGGGTTTTGCTTTTTGCTCAACTGACCTTGATCACCACCTTGCCGAATGGACCGCGAGCCAAGTGCTCGTAAGCCTCACGCGCTTGTTCGAACGGGTACACATGGTCGATTACCGGACGGATACGGTGGGTGTTGAGGAACGCGTTCATCCGGTCAAACGACGAGCGTGGCGCAACGGCGATACCGCGAATCGTGGTTTGGCGGAAGATCATCGGCATCAAGTTCAACGCGGTGGTCTGGCCAGTCAGGAAACCGATTTGAGCAATACGACCGCCCACTTTGGTTGCTTGAACAGAAGCGTTGACACCGTCGCCGCCCGCCACTTCCAGCAACAGGTCAACGCCCTTGCCGTCGGTAAGTTTCAGGACTTGTGCAGCCCAGTCCGGCGTCTTGCGGTAGTTCACCCCAGCGACCGCGCCCAGTTTGATGACCGCTTCGAGGTTATCGTCGCGACTCGACGTAATGATGACCTTCGCGCCCAGCGCCATGGCGATCTGAGCGGCAAAGATCGATACACCGCCCGTGCCCTGTACCAGTACGGTCTGGCCCGCTTCGACCTGGCCGAAGTCCACCAGCGAATACCAGGCCGTCAATGCTGCGATTGGAAGGGTCGAGGCTTCTTCGTCACTCATATCGTCGGGCGCACGAACGGCGCTGTCTTCATGGATGATCATGAACTCAGCCAAGCCGCCAGGCAGGGGGGAGCCGAGGCAGTAATCGGGTTCGTCGTGCGCCGGCATGCCATCGAGCCAGCGGGAGTACAGGTGGGAGTTGACGCGGTCACCCACCGCAAAACGGCGCACGCCCTCGCCCACTGCCACCACAGTACCGGCGGCGTCGCTGACCGGAATCAGGGGTTTGGGGACCTTATGCGGCTCGTAGATACCGTCAACAATCGCTTTATCGCGGAAGTTGAGAGACACCGCGCCGACCTTGACCAGCAGTTCACCGGCCTTGGGCGTTGGCGTTTGCGCCTCTCCCTGCTGCAGGTTGTCCAGGCCAAAATCTTTCAGAAGCCAAGCTTTCATTTTTTCCTTCTCCATTCGAAGTGCACGCCAGGCGGTCGGTTCGGCAGCCTGTTGGTGCCGTGCATTGTTTCGCTTCAGGCGCTTGGAATAAATGTTCAACGACGCACAAGATTGTTACCCTGCCAGGCAACAAAACCCTGCCTATTGGCAGAATTGGAGGTTTGGATGGAACTCTTGCAATCAATGCGCGTGTTCGTTCGGCTCGCGGAATCGGGCAGCTTTACCAAGGTGGCGGAGGCGACACAGACGGGGCGCCCGTCTATCACCCGGTCGATCCAGGCGTTGGAGGCGTCCCTGGGTGTACGCTTGTTCCACCGCACCACCCGCAAGGTCAATCTGACGGCCGAAGGGGAGCGATTCTACGAGCGGGTCAAATGCATCCTGGCGGACATCTCGAACACCACGTCAATGTTCGATGCCAGCGGAGCCATGTTGCAAGGCCGGCTGCGTGTTGATATTCCCAGCGCGTTTTCCCAGCGAAGCTTTATCGAGAGCTTGAAAACATTTACCGCAACGTTCCCCGACATCGAACTCATCGTGGGTGTCACTGACAGGGCCGTCGACCTGGTCGCAGAAGGTGTCGACTGCGTATTGCGCATTGGCGAACTGCCTGACTCAAGCATGGTGGCCCGTCACATTGGAGCGGTCGAAATGGTCACCTGCGCAGCGCCAGGCTATCTCCAGGAGCGGGGGGAACCCAAGACGCTGGACGAGTTGGTCGACCACAGAGGCGTCAACTTCCTCTCAGGGCAAAGCAACAGGCCGCTTCCCTGGTATTTTCGAGGTAAAGGGGCGGATCAGCCTTTCACCTGCCGCGGCGCCATCACCGTCAACGAATCGAATGCTTACGTCCACTGCGCCGTGGCTGGCTTCGGCATCATTCAAGCACCGGGCATCACCGTCGACGCGGCGCTGTCCAGTGGCGAGCTGGTGGAGGTGCTGCAACCTTACCGCCCCGCACGGCGCAAGGTTTCAGTGCTGTATCCCAGCAGGACCCTCCTCGCCCCACAGGTGCTGGCATTTGCGAATTGGCTGCGCGAACACTTTCCAGCGCTTCATCCAACGTGGTTCAAGGCTGACTGATTTCGACTGTCGCTTGAACAACTCCTCGCCCGTGGGGGTCGGTCGAACTAACCTGCTTTTCATCAGCGACTGCGATGGCGTCTCGGTCGTCTGAGAGAGCGTCGCGACTTGCCCTTTTTAGGCGTGCTGAATATCGCGGGTGGGCTCAAGCACCGGTTGCATTTCCCCTACTTCCTCGCCACCCACTTCCGACAGCCCCTTCTGAAAATCCCAACAGTCACGAAAAAATACGAGCCCCGCTCGGCAATAAACGCTATGTATTGGAATCGTTTGAGACAAGTCGCCCCTGC
Above is a genomic segment from Pseudomonas azadiae containing:
- a CDS encoding SOS response-associated peptidase family protein, whose amino-acid sequence is MCEFIVQPGSSPDLLELLAGSASGRVNGAGSVFCPSLRPDTVPGVAEARNIIKPSMTVSAIRLRDGQLECVKVRWGWSPVWTMGTMPPRTHLPLHLVMRSRVFDRIRSEGRVLVAVDGWYDIPAATPSHQTPSLSYTTSRQSSPMFLAAFAQISEKPCGCDGLVLMTCGDPASAEQRLLAFNAEHALGWLEPDLQWEQALQMTAHMAVDEPQLEHVLTSPRALQGATLRRVDAARRR
- a CDS encoding zinc-dependent alcohol dehydrogenase family protein; this translates as MKAWLLKDFGLDNLQQGEAQTPTPKAGELLVKVGAVSLNFRDKAIVDGIYEPHKVPKPLIPVSDAAGTVVAVGEGVRRFAVGDRVNSHLYSRWLDGMPAHDEPDYCLGSPLPGGLAEFMIIHEDSAVRAPDDMSDEEASTLPIAALTAWYSLVDFGQVEAGQTVLVQGTGGVSIFAAQIAMALGAKVIITSSRDDNLEAVIKLGAVAGVNYRKTPDWAAQVLKLTDGKGVDLLLEVAGGDGVNASVQATKVGGRIAQIGFLTGQTTALNLMPMIFRQTTIRGIAVAPRSSFDRMNAFLNTHRIRPVIDHVYPFEQAREAYEHLARGPFGKVVIKVS
- a CDS encoding LysR family transcriptional regulator produces the protein MRVFVRLAESGSFTKVAEATQTGRPSITRSIQALEASLGVRLFHRTTRKVNLTAEGERFYERVKCILADISNTTSMFDASGAMLQGRLRVDIPSAFSQRSFIESLKTFTATFPDIELIVGVTDRAVDLVAEGVDCVLRIGELPDSSMVARHIGAVEMVTCAAPGYLQERGEPKTLDELVDHRGVNFLSGQSNRPLPWYFRGKGADQPFTCRGAITVNESNAYVHCAVAGFGIIQAPGITVDAALSSGELVEVLQPYRPARRKVSVLYPSRTLLAPQVLAFANWLREHFPALHPTWFKAD